The Pseudomonas sp. MPC6 nucleotide sequence GAATGCATCCTTATCGGCCACGCCGGTCACCCGGAAGTCGAAGGCACCATGGGCCAGTACGATGGCAGCAACGGTGGCGCGATTTACCTGGTCGAAGACGAAAAAGACGTTGCTGCGTTGCAAGTGACCAATCCCGAAAAACTGGCGTTCGTGACCCAGACCACGCTGTCCATGGATGACACCAGTCGCGTCATCGATGCCCTGCGCGCGCGTTTCCCTTCGATCGGCGGGCCGCGCAAGGACGACATCTGCTACGCCACGCAAAACCGTCAGGACGCGGTCAAGCAACTGGCCGACGAATGCGACGTGGTGTTGGTGGTCGGCAGCCCGAACAGCTCCAACTCCAATCGCCTGCGTGAGCTTGCCGAACGCATGGCGACTCCGGCTTACCTGATCGACGGCGCCGAAGATCTGCGCAAGAGCTGGTTCGAAGGTGTCGAGCGCATCGGCATCACCGCTGGCGCTTCGGCACCGGAAGTCCTGGTGCGTGGCGTGATCCAGCAGTTGCAGGCGTGGGGCGCTACCGGGGCCGATGAACTGGCGGGCCGCGAGGAGAACATCACGTTCTCCATGCCTAAAGAATTAAGAGTCCGCTCTTTGCTCTGAGTCTTTTCCTCCCGCGCACAATGCCTGCACGGTTTTTTGACTGCGCAGGCTGACACGACCGTTCGAAGCCAGCACCACCTGGTGTTGGCTGATCGGCTCGCGGACCGCGCAAACATGCAGCGTTCCTGCTTGAAAGCCATTGTGCAGCGGTTCGCCCAGATTGCTGAAGCGTATGGACGTCCTGACATATTGATTGCCGAAAATCGGCACCCGGGTGCCACTCCGGCGTTCGACCAGCAACGGATTGCTGCTGTCCTCGTGTCCCTTGCCATTAACATCCACAATGATCCGCCAGCCTTGGCTCCAGTCGCCGTCGATGGCGTGAATCATGACGGTCTGGCTGCGCGTGATCGCTTCGCTCCTGGCGCTGCGCAGGCCAGCGACCAGCGAGTTCGCCGCTTCCTCGCGATGGTTCGCCTCGATGAGTGCCGCTAAAGCCGGACTGACCAATGACAGAACAATCCCGGTAATTGTCAGTCCCATGAGCAGTTCGATCAGGCTGAAACCTTGCTGACGCATGACAACTCCCTCCCTGGAGTGGTACCCCGCGCGATCCATGCGCAGGTAATGGCAAATCAACCGTACATCAGCCGGTCGAATGTTCTAGCGTGTAGAAGCAGGTATAGCCGACGGCTACGGAGGGCAACGATGGATCATCGTACAAAAGGTTTCACGCTGATCGAGTTGCTGGTCGCGCTCGCGGTTTTTCTGATCCTGATCACGATAGCTGTTCCGGCATTTACCCGTTCGGTGCAAAGTACCAAGGCCGACACCGAAATGGGCGATCTGCAGCGC carries:
- the ispH gene encoding 4-hydroxy-3-methylbut-2-enyl diphosphate reductase, whose amino-acid sequence is MQIKLANPRGFCAGVDRAIEIVNRALEVFGPPIYVRHEVVHNKFVVEDLRARGAIFVEELDQVPDDVIVIFSAHGVSQAVRTEAAGRGLKVFDATCPLVTKVHIEVARYSRDGRECILIGHAGHPEVEGTMGQYDGSNGGAIYLVEDEKDVAALQVTNPEKLAFVTQTTLSMDDTSRVIDALRARFPSIGGPRKDDICYATQNRQDAVKQLADECDVVLVVGSPNSSNSNRLRELAERMATPAYLIDGAEDLRKSWFEGVERIGITAGASAPEVLVRGVIQQLQAWGATGADELAGREENITFSMPKELRVRSLL
- a CDS encoding GspH/FimT family pseudopilin, whose amino-acid sequence is MRQQGFSLIELLMGLTITGIVLSLVSPALAALIEANHREEAANSLVAGLRSARSEAITRSQTVMIHAIDGDWSQGWRIIVDVNGKGHEDSSNPLLVERRSGTRVPIFGNQYVRTSIRFSNLGEPLHNGFQAGTLHVCAVREPISQHQVVLASNGRVSLRSQKTVQALCAGGKDSEQRADS